GAGGGGGGAAATCATAAACAGGCTGGATAAAAAAGCCACTTTAAGGTAGGAGATAAAAGCTTCGCCGGGGCTATAAAAAACTAAAGGAGCCGTTGTAATCGATTTACCAACAATTTTGATGATGCGTTCTGTATAAAAGAAATTAATAACGGTTAGAAGTCCTGAAGCAAGCGCAATTCGTTTAAGAGAGCTCCGTAAATTCTCGATTTTCTGGGTTAGATTTTGCCCGCGTACTTCCTTGAGTAATTCCTCAGCCTTCATAGGATGGAGCAAAACTTTTCTTTTGGTGGAGATTTATCCCGGCAAAGGGAGGAACCTCCTCCAGGGTTCCTCAAGAACACATAGTGAATCGGGGTACCGGTTATCACGTCTAGAAAAACTAGTCTACCGAGATTTTACTCAGCAAATCCATATTATTAAGTACCTTACCGGCGCCAAGGACTACTGAAGTTAGAGGATCTTCTGCCAGGGTAATGGGTAGACCAGTTTCTTCCCGAAGTCGGGTATCGAGATTTCGGAGCAAAGAACCCCCTCCGGTTAATACAATTCCTTTGTCAATGATATCTGCAGATAATTCCGGAGGAGTACGTTCGAGGGTGGTTTTGACGGCTTCGACGATGGCAACCACGGTTTCACTCAATGCATCTCGAATCTCTTCGCTGGAGATGGTTATGGTTTTAGGAATACCCTCTACCAGGTCTCGACCTCGGATCTCGGTGGTTTCTTCTTTATCCAGGGGATCTGCCGAAGCCAGAGTCATTTTGATATACTCTGCAGTTCGTTCTCCAATCAGCAGATTATGCTTCTTTTTGATATACTGAATGATCGCTTCATCCATCTCATCTCCGGCAACACGAATCGAGCGGCTGTAGACGATTCCTGCCATGGAGATAACGGCTACTTCT
This is a stretch of genomic DNA from Candidatus Limnocylindrales bacterium. It encodes these proteins:
- a CDS encoding rod shape-determining protein, whose protein sequence is MLPLFGWFSRDLAIDLGTANTLIYMKGRGIVVNEPSVVTIDVKTGKTLAVGKEAKEMLGKAPGHINVIRPLKDGVISDFRVTEEMLRHFIKKVYNRKYMLVRPRIIVAVPSGITEVEKKAVKDSALQAGASEVHLIEEPMAAAMGVGLPVEEPSGSMIVDIGGGTTEVAVISMAGIVYSRSIRVAGDEMDEAIIQYIKKKHNLLIGERTAEYIKMTLASADPLDKEETTEIRGRDLVEGIPKTITISSEEIRDALSETVVAIVEAVKTTLERTPPELSADIIDKGIVLTGGGSLLRNLDTRLREETGLPITLAEDPLTSVVLGAGKVLNNMDLLSKISVD